The DNA region CGAAGGGATGAACGGTCAGGAACTTGACGGCCGTAACATTACTGTTAACGAAGCTCAGGCTCGTGGAAGTGGAGGCGGCGGCGGTGGTTACGGAGGTGGCCGTCGTGAAGGGGGAGGCGGTGGTTACGGTGGTGGTGGATACGGAGGTGGCCGACGTGAGGGAGGCGGCGGCGGTTACGGAGGTGGTCGACGTGAAGGAGGAGGCGGTGGTTACGGAGGTGGTGGTTATGGCGGTGGTGGGCGTTATTAGATTTAATGTACTTAATTTTGGCCTAATGTTTAATTGGCCTTTAGATTAGTATTCATTACTGTTTTTAGTGTGGTTGGTGTGATTGTCCTTTATAATTTGGTTGTTAAAGTTACTGTGAATCTGTATTTTACAAAG from Nicotiana tabacum cultivar K326 chromosome 24, ASM71507v2, whole genome shotgun sequence includes:
- the LOC107760024 gene encoding glycine-rich RNA-binding protein, encoding MAAEVEYSCFVGGLAWATTDRTLADAFGTYGEVLDSKIINDRETGRSRGFGFVTFKDEKCMRDAIEGMNGQELDGRNITVNEAQARGSGGGGGGYGGGRREGGGGGYGGGGYGGGRREGGGGGYGGGRREGGGGGYGGGGYGGGGRY